The proteins below are encoded in one region of Apium graveolens cultivar Ventura chromosome 4, ASM990537v1, whole genome shotgun sequence:
- the LOC141718908 gene encoding uncharacterized protein LOC141718908 yields MLANANNYVNKCDRCQRHAPIVRQPPERLISIRPIPFAIWGIDILGPFPVALGQRKFIVVAINYIIKWIEVKALAKITTKQIIQFLWENMICRFGISRILITDNGRQFDNTEFREYCDDNSIELRFTSVVHPQENGQAEVANKIILDGFKKRVECSRNNWLDKLLPILWAYRTTSKVTTEATPFMLTYRAEVVVSLEIIYGSPRVESYKPKTNEEGMRLTLDLINEVRDEANTHNDEHQ; encoded by the coding sequence ATGTTAGCCAATGCAAATAATTATGTAAATAAATGCGATAGATGCCAAAGGCATGCTCCGATAGTTCGACAGCCCCCAGAGAGGCTTATATCCATAAGACCCATCCCTTTTGCAATATGGGGAATAGATATACTTGGTCCATTTCCTGTGGCATTGGGACAAAGGAAGTTCATTGTAGTAGCCATAAACTACATCATAAAGTGGATTGAGGTTAAGgcactagccaagataaccaccaagcaaaTTATCCAGTTTTTATGGGAAAATATGATATGCCGGTTTGGTATCTCACGCATCCTTATCACGGATAATGGGAGACAATTCGATAATACAGAGTTTAGAGAATATTGTGATGATAACAGCATAGAGCTTCGCTTCACCTCGGTTGTACACCCACAGGAAAATGGGCAGGCAGAAGTTGCTAATAAAATCATCCTTGATGGATTCAAGAAAAGGGTCGAGTGCTCGAGGAACAATTGGCTGGACAAACTATTGCCTATACTATGGGCCTATCGTACCACCAGTAAAGTGACGACCGAAGCTACCCCATTCATGCTGACTTACAGAGCCGAAGTTGTGGTATCTCTAGAAATCATTTATGGATCGCCTAGGGTCGAATCTTATAAACCAAAAACCAATGAAGAAGGAATGAGGCTCACTCTCGATCTCATTAACGAGGTTAGAGATGAGGCCAACACCCACAATGACGAGCATCAATGA